ACTTGTCGGGTCACACTCGACTCGCGCTCACGCCGACGCCTCCAGTCGGTAAGCGTCCACGTCCGCGCCGGTGTCGGTGTCCCGGTCCGCGGCGGCGGCGATGGCTTCCCGAGCGAGTTCCGCGGCGGCGTCCACGTCGAGACCCTCCTCGCGGCCTTCCAAGACACCGAGCGCCAACTGCGCGCCGGACCCGAACGCGACTGCTTCGTCGGTGAGGACCCCGCCGTCGCCGCCGACGCCCCGGACGCACGGCCCGTCATCGTCCCGACCGGCGACGATGGCCTCGACGCCCTCGTCGGCGGCGATGTCGCTGGCGACGGCGGCGAGGCGGTCGATGCCCATCGGTTCGTCGGCCTCGGTCTCGTGGGACCGGATTTCGGCGTCGAGTCGGCGCCGAAACTCGTCGATTGCGCCGGAGTCGCCGACCGCGGCCGCGCCGACCGCGCCGAAGTCGAAGACGTGGCGCTTGCGCTCGCTCGAGACGGTGCCGCCCTGCGTGAGGCGTCGGTCGCCCGCGAGTACGGCCCCGCCGTCCGCCTCGATTCCGACGATGGTTGCCATGTTCGTGTGGAGGGTGGCCGCGGGGAAGTGCGTTGTTGCCGACGACCGAAGGGCGCGGGTTCGAGAACCCGCCCGCGCTTCGAAATCGCCCACACGACTTTCTCGCCGAAGGACGAAGCGAACGCATGGAGTACGAGACGGTCGGCGGAGAGCGAGTACCGAAAATCGGTCTCGGGACGTGGCGGATGCAAGGCGAGACCTGCCGACGGGCGGTCCGGACCGCACTGGACGTGGGCTACCGCCACGTCGATACCGCCCAAGCCTACGACAACGAGCGACAGGTCGGGCGCGCGATAGCCGAGTCGTCGGTGGACCGCGAAGACGTGTTCCTGACCACGAAAGTCTGGCCCGGCCACACCGACCGCGAGTCCATCCGGCGCTCGACCGCGTCGAGTCTCGCGCAACTCGGCGTCGAGTACGTGGACCTCCTACTGGTTCACTGGCCGAACCCGCTGGCTTCGACGGCCGAGGTGATGACGGGTCTGAACGACTGTCGCCGGGAGGGGTTCACCCGACACGTCGGCGTGAGCAACTTCGGCGTGGACCAACTCCGGACCGCGCGGGCCGCCTCCGACGCGCCCGTCTTCACGAATCAGGTCCAGTTTCATCCCTACAAGCCACAGCGCGACCTCCGGGCGTACTGTCAAGCTCACGACGTGCTGTTGACCGCCTACAGTCCGCTGGCCCACGGCGGCATCCTCCACGACGACGTACTCCGGGAACTCGCGGTGGTCTACGACAAGTCGCCCGCCCAAATCGCGCTCCGGTGGGCCGTCCAGCAGGAGGGCGTCGTCGCCATCCCGAAGTCCACCAGCGAGCGCCACCTCCGGGAGAATCTGGACGTGTTCGACTTCCGACTCACCGACGAGGAGATGGTCCGAATCGAACGACCCTCGCGGTTGCGCTCGGGTGCTTCGTTCCTTCGGGGTCGCCTCGGGTGAACGGGACCGACTCGTTCGGGAGAACTAACAGCAGTCGTAACGTTCGCGGCCAGCGTCGCCAGAGAGAACCTATCGACGACTCGGACGTTCGACCTGCGTGAAGGGCGATAAAAAGGGGACGCGGGACTACGCGGTAATCGAGGACCGCTCTCCGAGGTGGTCGATTTCCCACTGGCGGCGGGCCTCGATTTCGCGGCTACCGCGGTCGGTGAGCGCGTAGTAGTTGGTCCGGCGGTCACGCTGTCCCTTGTCGACCAGACCTTTGTCCACGAGCGTGTCGAGATTCGGGTAGAGTCGGCCGTGGTGAATCTCCTTCTCGTAGTACGATTCGAGTTCTTCCTTGATTGCGAGGCCGTGCGGCTCGTCCTTTCCCGCGATGACGTACAGCAAGTCCCGCTGGAAACCAGTCAGGTCGTGCATGAGTTACGAAAGTAGATACTTTCTCTGTAATTATAAGCTTGGTGGCCGTTAAATTCAGTTTTGGCCCCGAAGCGGGGCTTAGAGTGTGTGAGCGCGTATCGAAGTCTCTGGGGCAGTGTTGACCTATCTAACATCTTCTGGGTCGCCGCGCGACGAAGCGGTTTCAGGCCCCGTATAACAATGGCCGTTCGAGCGGAACGTCGCCGTACTGACCGCCGGAGTCGCGCGCAGACTCCGCCGGACGAGATTACCATGAAGTATCTGTTCTTCACCAACACACCGGCGCAAGTCCACCAGTACAGGCGCGCAGTCGCGGCGTTACGAAACCGAGGGCACCGGGCGCTCGTCCTCGCGCGAGACTACGGTTGCACCGAGGCGCTGTTAGAGTACTACGACCTGCCCTACGAACTGTACGGTCGGTGCGAGACGGCGAAGTTCTCGCTCGCCCGCGAACTGCCG
Above is a genomic segment from Halorussus caseinilyticus containing:
- a CDS encoding PadR family transcriptional regulator, producing MHDLTGFQRDLLYVIAGKDEPHGLAIKEELESYYEKEIHHGRLYPNLDTLVDKGLVDKGQRDRRTNYYALTDRGSREIEARRQWEIDHLGERSSITA
- a CDS encoding aldo/keto reductase encodes the protein MEYETVGGERVPKIGLGTWRMQGETCRRAVRTALDVGYRHVDTAQAYDNERQVGRAIAESSVDREDVFLTTKVWPGHTDRESIRRSTASSLAQLGVEYVDLLLVHWPNPLASTAEVMTGLNDCRREGFTRHVGVSNFGVDQLRTARAASDAPVFTNQVQFHPYKPQRDLRAYCQAHDVLLTAYSPLAHGGILHDDVLRELAVVYDKSPAQIALRWAVQQEGVVAIPKSTSERHLRENLDVFDFRLTDEEMVRIERPSRLRSGASFLRGRLG
- a CDS encoding 20S proteasome subunit A/B, producing MATIVGIEADGGAVLAGDRRLTQGGTVSSERKRHVFDFGAVGAAAVGDSGAIDEFRRRLDAEIRSHETEADEPMGIDRLAAVASDIAADEGVEAIVAGRDDDGPCVRGVGGDGGVLTDEAVAFGSGAQLALGVLEGREEGLDVDAAAELAREAIAAAADRDTDTGADVDAYRLEASA